A part of Aegilops tauschii subsp. strangulata cultivar AL8/78 chromosome 2, Aet v6.0, whole genome shotgun sequence genomic DNA contains:
- the LOC109767623 gene encoding uncharacterized protein: MSVDLAHKIVSTLRRSERCKNTRVIYNDDYEEDSETEITDSEEVASPSPSELNVASVDDSSDEEDSRSVSRKDRRTRFKVKNKKAPKTISEGSGTKDQSQCGGLGIERSNEEVDLDEPLIALKQKKEKIPPSKAKRKTDTSSSPHATKLDTSTKRDEISLVQTSLFESKLHDLVTQKLERRAVDQEHSRIAIEHTCDHSSVVLHQFPIEDNCGQQPGFITQPTEADVSEAKAHLYDSVERKKTNNNFSSLGPIDEVSNHHKSLDDTSNYTDVRCTSVVIQPDLCGSTDRICTSHEEVVQMLVEGQLDSLVCHGVKTKDILPHMNVEQAATGYNFAFDKTLDLAHTANFDTQDGRLENIVYGAMNNNVQRKCFETKASVGVPDTAVTPTEVSHNGHLLLANMEGSSKDMNHLSGTVNVDICRSVNDQESREAYVVQQKLFQACVNMGKTGHAISDSSSNPEETQEISNGQTRASDFFIDEGSIEDHTPKKLLSQRKIMSPTSQEKFCNALAGIDLCGVQRLERKINLEDCDASNQSLPQTTNKQYRSILTTDRKLKSRTSISFTSKGVLKSTESPSPELISSSVLLDTEKAVEFSQRQMHDMESIAANLIRSLKHMRSLVDENLSSEAHSLLPNFNTAEMRAASEDALKVERTTRKWLTIMNKDCNRFCKILTLEGKKAASHPELPRKRRKITFADEAGGTLCYVNVFSDVQTSPSACEGES; the protein is encoded by the exons ATGTCTGTAGATTTGGCTCACAAAATAGTTTCGACTCTCAGAAGATCTGAAAGATGCAAGAACACCCGTGTAATATACAATGATGATTATGAAGAAGATTCCGAGACTGAGATAACTGATTCTGAAGAAGTTGCCTCTCCTTCACCCTCAGAACTTAATGTTGCTTCGGTTGATGATAGTTCCGATGAAGAAGATTCTCGCAGTGTGTCTCGCAAGGATCGAAGAACTCGGTTTAAAGTTAAGAATAAGAAGGCTCCAAAAACTATTTCTGAAGGATCTGGCACTAAGGATCAGTCTCagtgtgggggtcttgggattGAAAGATCAAACGAGGAAGTTGATCTTGATgagcctcttattgctttgaaacAGAAGAAAGAAAAGATACCCCCTTCTAAGGCGAAAAGAAAGACGGATACATCATCTTCTCCACATGCTACAAAACTAGATACATCAACAAAGAGAGATGAAATTAGTCTTGTACAAACTTCCCTATTCGAGTCAAAACTGCATGACTTAGTGACACAGAAGCTTGAAAGAAGAGCTGTAGATCAAGAGCACTCGAGAATTGCTATTG AACACACCTGTGACCATTCATCTGTTGTGCTGCATCAGTTTCCCATCGAAGATAACTGTGGACAGCAGCCTGGTTTCATCACCCAACCAACTGAAGCAGATGTTTCTGAAGCCAAAGCGCATTTGTATGACAGTGTGGAACGGAAAAAGACTAATAACAATTTTTCTTCACTAGGTCCCATTGATGAAGTGAGCAACCATCATAAATCTTTAGATGATACAAGTAATTACACAGATGTGAGGTGCACATCGGTGGTCATCCAACCTGATTTATGTGGAAGCACAGACAGGATTTGCACTTCGCATGAGGAGGTTGTGCAGATGCTGGTGGAGGGTCAATTAGATTCACTAGTCTGCCATGGTGTGAAAACAAAGGATATATTACCGCATATGAATGTTGAACAAGCAGCCACAGGCTACAATTTTGCTTTTGATAAGACTCTTGATTTGGCTCATACTGCCAATTTTGACACTCAAGATGGGCGGCTAGAAAATATAGTTTATGGTGCTATGAATAATAATGTGCAGCGGAAGTGTTTTGAAACAAAAGCTTCTGTCGGAGTTCCAGATACTGCTGTGACTCCAACAGAAGTTTCACATAATGGTCACCTCTTACTTGCCAACATGGAGGGGTCGTCAAAGGATATGAATCACTTAAGTGGTACAGTGAATGTTGACATTTGTAGATCTGTTAATGATCAAGAATCAAGAGAAGCATATGTTGTTCAACAAAAGTTATTCCAGGCTTGTGTTAACATGGGCAAAACTGGACATGCAATATCAGATAGCTCCTCTAATCCTGAAGAAACACAAGAAATTTCTAATGGGCAAACTAGGGCGTCTGATTTTTTCATTGACGAAGGATCAATTGAAGATCATACTCCAAAAAAACTGTTGTCCCAGAGAAAG ATTATGTCACCAACTTCTCAGGAGAAGTTTTGCAATGCTTTGGCTGGTATTGATTTGTGTGGAGTCCAAAGGCTTG AGAGAAAGATTAATCTTGAAGATTGTGATGCAAGTAATCAATCATTACCTCAGACAACAAACAAGCAATACCGATCTATATTAACCACAGACAGGAAACTTAAGAGCAGAACTTCTATCTCCTTTACAAGCAAAGGAGTTCTTAAGTCAACTGAATCCCCATCTCCTGAGCTGATAAGTTCATCTGTTCTTTTGGACACTGAGAAAGCTGTTGAGTTTTCACAAAGGCAGATGCATGATATGGAGAGCATTGCAGCAAATCTTATCAGGAGCTTGAAGCACATGAGAAGTTTAGTGGACGAAAATTTGTCGTCAGAAGCACATTCTTTGCTTCCCAATTTTAACACTGCCGAG ATGAGAGCAGCATCCGAGGACGCATTAAAGGTGGAGAGAACTACAAGGAAATGGTTGACAATAATGAACAAAGATTGCAATCGTTTTTGTAAAATATTG ACACTAGAGGGAAAGAAGGCTGCTTCGCATCCAGAATTGCCGAGGAAACGTAGGAAGATAACGTTCGCGGATGAAGCTGGAGGAACGCTCTGCTATGTTAATGTGTTTAGTGATGTACAGACCTCCCCTTCTGCATGCGAGGGTGAGTCATAA